One genomic window of Mycteria americana isolate JAX WOST 10 ecotype Jacksonville Zoo and Gardens chromosome 6, USCA_MyAme_1.0, whole genome shotgun sequence includes the following:
- the CTXN2 gene encoding cortexin-2, giving the protein MSSNYCSNTSASMSVNEMSAFPLTLEQKTGFAFVGILCVFLGLLIIRCFKILLDPYSSMPSSTWEDEVEGLDKGTFEYALA; this is encoded by the coding sequence ATGAGCAGTAATTACTGCAGCAACACTTCAGCCAGCATGAGTGTCAACGAAATGTCTGCCTTCCCTCTGACTTTAGAGCAAAAAACTGGCTTTGCCTTTGTGgggattttgtgtgttttcttgggACTTCTAATTATCAGATGCTTCAAAATCTTGCTAGACCCCTACAGTAGTATGCCTTCTTCTACGTGGGAAGATGAGGTTGAGGGGTTGGATAAAGGAACATTTGAATATGCTCTTGCATGA
- the MYEF2 gene encoding myelin expression factor 2, giving the protein MAENDKPEAAAAAPQRAAEDAAATSQPPPQQQQPPPQQPPQQPPQDEAAAAVTAAATAAATESGGGSANGVKMDNDETAKEEKAPVKEKYVAKPKAIPSLGNKNRFHPYSKDKNAGTGEKKTINRNRVFISNIPYDMKWQAIKDLMREKVGEVTYVELFKDAEGKSRGCGVVEFKDEEFVKKALETMNKYDLSGRPLNIKEDPEGEHARRALQRVGGQFPGGHGPDVAPGIMNLPPSILNNPNIPPEVISNLQAGRLGSTIFVANLDFKVGWKKLKEVFSIAGTVKRADIKEDKDGKSRGMGTVTFEQAIEAVQAISMFNGQFLFDRPMHVKMDDKSIPHEDFRVADSKTSQLPRGLGGIGMGLGPGGQPISATQLSMGGGMGSMGPGGMGIDGPGFGGMNRMGGGLAGFRGMEGMPNMGGFGVNRMGEMFRGGMGGNMDRDFGRSDMALNRGFGDSFGRMGGAMIGVFAGGMGAPSMGPVRSGMSGGMGGMNSMAGGMGMGMDRMSSGFDRMGPAMGGGLDRNIDIDRGFVPGPMGSGMRERLGSKGNQIFVRNLPFDLTWQKLKEKFSQCGHVMFAEIKMENGKSKGCGTVRFDSPESAEKACRIMNGIKISGREIDVRLDRNA; this is encoded by the exons ATGGCGGAGAACGACAAGCCGGAGGCTgcggccgccgcgccgcagcGCGCAGCCGAGGACGCCGCCGCCACCAGCCAGCCGCCGCCACAACAGCAACAGCCGCCGCCACAACAGCCGCCGCAACAGCCGCCGCAGgatgaggcggcggcggcagtgACAGCGGCAGCGACGGCGGCAGCAACCGAgagcggcgggggcagcgctAATGGCGTCAAAAT ggaTAATGATGAgacagcaaaagaagagaaagcaccTGTGAAAGAGAAGTATGTTGCAAAACCGAAGGCAATCCCTTCTCTTGGAAACAAGAATAGATTCCACCCCTATTCAAAGGACAAGAATGCAGGCACTGGAGAGAAGAAGACTATTAATCGTAATAGAGTTTTTATTAGCAACATCCCATATGACATGAAATGGCAAGCTATTAAAGATCTTATGAGAGAGAAAG TTGGTGAGGTTACATACGTGGAGCTGTTTAAGGATGCTGAAGGAAAATCAAGG GGTTGTGG TGTGGTTGAATTCAAAGATGAAGAATTTGTTAAGAAAGCATTAGAAACTATGAACAAATATGATCTTAGTGGAAGACCGCTGAATATTAAAGAG GATCCTGAAGGTGAACATGCTCGTAGGGCATTACAGCGTGTAGGAGGACAGTTTCCAGGAGGACATGGACCTGATGTGGCACCTGGAATAATGAATTTACCACCTTCTATTCTCAATAATCCAAACATTCCTCCTGAGGTTATCAGTAacttgcaggcaggcaggcttgGGTCCACTATTTTTGTTGCTAAT CTTGACTTTAAAGTTGGCTGGAAGAAACTGAAGGAGGTATTCAGCATTGCTGGAACTGTAAAGCGTGCAGATATCAAAGAAGATAAAGATGGCAAGAGTCGAGGAATGGGAACAGTTACCTTTGAACAAGCAATTGAAGCTGTTCAAGCAATAT CTATGTTCAATGGACAATTCCTGTTTGATAGACCCATGCATGTAAAAATG GATGACAAATCAATTCCTCATGAAGATTTCCGTGTTGCGGACAGCAAAACGTCACAATTACCTC gtggTCTTGGTGGCATTGGTATGGGACTCGGACCAGGTGGACAACCCATCAGTGCAACACAGTTGAGCATGGGTGGTGGAATGGGGAGCATGGGTCCAGGAG GTATGGGAATAGATGGTCCAGGATTTGGCGGAATGAATAGAATGGGAGGCG GACTTGCTGGATTTCGTGGGATGGAAGGAATGCCTAATATGGGAGGATTTGGAGTCAACCGAATGGGAG AAATGTTCCGTGGTGGAATGGGAGGAAACATGGACAGAGATTTTGGTCGTAGTGACATGGCATTGAACCGTGGTTTTGGAGATTCTTTTGGAAGGATGG gtgGTGCAATGATTGGTGTTTTTGCAGGAGGAATGGGAGCGCCTAGCATGGGCCCAGTAAGATCTGGAATGA GTGGTGGAATGGGTGGTATGAACAGTATGGCTGGAGGAATGGGAATGGGGATGGATCGGATGAGTTCTGGTTTTGATCGAATGGGACCAGCTATGGGTGGAGGCCTGGATAGGAACATCGATATTGATCGAGGATTTGTGCCTGGCCCAATGGGAAGTGGCATGAGAGAGAGATTAGGCTCTAAAGGCAACCAGATATTTGTGAGAAAT CTTCCTTTTGACTTGACCTGGCAGAAGCTAAAGGAGAAATTCAGTCAATGTG GTCATGTAatgtttgcagaaataaaaatggagaatggAAAATCAAAGGGCTGTGGAACAGTCAGATTTGACTCACCAGAATCTGCTGAAAAGGCCTGTAGGATAATGAACGGCAtaaaaatcagtggcagagaAATTGATGTACGCTTGGATCGCAATGCATAA
- the SLC24A5 gene encoding sodium/potassium/calcium exchanger 5, protein MRAGARRRAALPLLLLLLALAAWQPPPRGARAQRPAADAENGTGCVRSSSSEFPEGFFTPQERKDGGIVIYFIIILYMFLAVSIVCDDYFLPSLEIISECLGLSQDVAGATFMAAGSSAPELVTAFLGVFVTKGDIGVSTILGSAIYNLLGISAACGLFSSVVSRLSCWPLFRDCLAYTISVAAVLAMISDNRIYWYESASLLLIYGCYILVLCFDIKINQYLMKKFSPCCTCFTKAMEQNAEQEPLVGWREESGPLIRQQSRTDSGIFQDELDYSQLSTSLHGLDEISEDHPSVFTMPEADMKRILWVLSLPIITLLYLTIPDCRRQFWRNWFMVTFLISAAWISAITYVLVWMVTIAGETLGIPESVMGLTLLAAGTSVPDTVASVLVARKGNGDMAMSNIVGSNVFDMLCLGIPWFIKTAFINTSGPIEVTSSGLTYTAISLVCSVVFIFLAVHLNGWKIDKKLGAICLTLYLVFTILSILYELGIIGNNPIRVCGN, encoded by the exons ATGCGGGcgggcgcgcggcggcgggcggcgctgccgctgctgctgctgctgctggcgctggcggcctggcagccgccgccgcggggagcgcGGGCCCAGCGCCCCGCCGCAGACGCAG AAAACGGGACGGGTTGTGTCCGTTCTTCTTCATCGGAGTTTCCTGAAGGATTTTTTACACCGCAGGAGAGAAAGGATGGAGGAATCGTTATCTATTTCATAATCATACTGTACATGTTTTTGGCCGTGTCCATTGTGTGCGATGATTACTTCCTACCTTCTCTAGAGATCATCAGTGAAT GCCTTGGCCTCTCTCAGGATGTTGCTGGAGCAACTTTTATGGCTGCTGGAAGCTCTGCTCCAGAGCTTGTCACTGCTTTTCTAG GAGTCTTCGTGACAAAGGGAGATATCGGCGTCAGCACCATCCTTGGATCAGCAATTTATAATCTTCTTGGTATTTCTGCAGCTTGTGGGCTGTTTTCCAGCGTG GTTTCGAGGCTATCCTGTTGGCCGCTGTTTAGAGACTGTCTGGCATATACAATTAGTGTAGCGGCGGTCCTTGCGATGATATCTGACAACAGAATTTACTG GTATGAAAGTGCATCCTTACTATTGATATACGGGTGTTATATTCTGGTACTATGTTTTGACATTAAAATCAACCAATACCTCATGAAAAAGTTCAGTCCCTGCTGTACGTGTTTTACAAAAGCTATGGAACAGAATGCTGAGCAGGAGCCACTGGTTGGATGGAGAGAAGAGAGCGGACCTCTAATTCGTCAACAGTCAAGAACAGATAGTGGAATTTTTCAAGACGAGCTGGACTACTCTCAACTTTCAACAAGCTTGCACGGGCTTGATGAAATCTCTGAAG ATCATCCAAGTGTCTTCACCATGCCTGAAGCAGATATGAAGAGAATTTTGTGGGTGTTATCCCTTCCTATTATTACACTACTCTATTTGACTATACCAGATTGCAGAAGACAGTTTTGGAGGAACTGGTTCATGGtgacatttttaatttcagcagcATGGATTTCTGCAATAACTTACGTTCTTGTATGGATGGTAACAATAGCAG GTGAAACACTGGGAATTCCAGAGTCAGTAATGGGTCTCACATTACTAGCAGCAGGAACAAGTGTACCAGATACAGTTGCAAGTGTGCTGGTGGCTCGAAAAG GAAATGGAGATATGGCTATGTCTAACATTGTAGGATCCAATGTATTTGATATGCTCTGTTTGGGAATACCCTGGTTTATAAAAACTGCCTTCATAAATACATCAGGACCCATAGAAGTGACCAGCAGTGGTTTGACATACACAGCCATTTCTCTTGtctgttctgttgtttttatttttctggcagtTCACCTGAATGGCTGGAAAATAGATAAAAAATTGGGAGCAATTTGTCTTACACTGTACTTAGTATTTACTATATTATCAATTTTATATGAACTTGGCATCATAGGGAACAATCCTATAAGGGTCTGTGGTAACTAG